In the Styela clava chromosome 8, kaStyClav1.hap1.2, whole genome shotgun sequence genome, one interval contains:
- the LOC120345870 gene encoding troponin T, fast skeletal muscle isoforms-like yields MSDHESEYESEVEEVEEEEQVEVQEEAEPEPEKVEETKPEEKNDKPAPPKFSMPAMAPPKIPDGEVLDLEDIQRKRMDKDLSELQGLIQAHFETRKKDEEDIEQLRVRIEKRKEKREEQMRIRQEREKERMAREKEERKRKEEEEEQKRVEEEARKKAAIANMSLHYGGYLARAEKNKPNKRQTDREKKKKILADRRKPLNIDHLNSDKLQEKAQELWDWLFTLEEEKYDFEQRIDRQKYDINQLRQRVNEYMGKFSKNKRQAGGKMNIGPRGGVAAKSGVFK; encoded by the exons ATGTCGGATCACGAATCTGAATACGAATCTGAG GTAGAAGAAGTTGAAGAGGAGGAACAAGTAGAAGTTCAG GAGGAAGCTGAACCCGAACCTGAGAAGGTCGAGGAAACAAAACCAGAAGAGAAAAATGACAAACCAGCGCCACCAAA attttccatGCCTGCCATGGCACCTCCAAAAATTCCCGACGGAGAAGTTCTTGATCTTGAGGATATCCAACGTAAAAGAATGGACAAGGATCTTAGCGAGCTTCAGGGACTCATCCAAGCCCACTTTGAAACGAGAAAGAAGGACGAAGAAGATATTGAACAACTACGAGTAAGAATTGAAAAACGAAAAGAGAAGCGTGAGGAACAAATGAGAATTCGTCAAGAACGAGAGAAAGAAAGAATGGCTCGCGAAAAG GAAGAGAGAAAGAGAaaggaagaagaagaagaacaaAAAAGAGTGGAAGAAGAAGCTCGTAAAAAGGCAGCAATAGCAAACATGTCTCTTCACTACGGTGGATACTTGGCAAGA GCCGAAAAGAACAAACCCAACAAGAGACAGACAGATCGTGAAAAGAAGAAGAAGATATTGGCTGACCGAAGAAAACCACTGAACATCGATCATTTGAACAGCGATAA ACTTCAAGAAAAAGCACAAGAGTTGTGGGACTGGCTTTTCACATTGGAAGAAgaaaaatacgattttgaaCAAAGAATTGATCGACAAAAATATGAT ataaaCCAACTTCGTCAACGAGTGAACGAATACATGGGAAAATTCTCGAAAAACAAGAGACAAGCAGGAGGAAAAATGAACATCGGACCAAGAGGAGGAGTTGCCGCCAAATCCGgagttttcaaataa